One Bos taurus isolate L1 Dominette 01449 registration number 42190680 breed Hereford chromosome 14, ARS-UCD2.0, whole genome shotgun sequence genomic region harbors:
- the DCSTAMP gene encoding dendritic cell-specific transmembrane protein isoform X2, producing the protein MGVWTSGGNIFLSLWGTYVSPRSPGWMAFAQHAGVCCFVSFISVGLLSGAFYWFLSSLTVFITSWMATCVLLCCSKHARCFILLFFLSCGLREGRNALIAAGTGVVIFGHVENIFHNFKGLLDSMTCNLRAKSFAIHFPLLKKYIEAIRWVYGLVTHLSLFDDLVSWNQTLEVSLFSPSQALEAQLNDTTDKALGVLYQMVMATEVLCSLGRQLLALTGLLLVLLGTGLFMKRFLDPCGWKFENIYLTRHFVQLDERERREQRPCVLPLNKQERKKYVVIPSFWLTPKDRRNLGLFFLPVLTHLYIWLLFAAIDYLLYSLIFSMSKHFQSLPGLEVRLKLHRQEQGTQDIIHASSFNISLFEPTCIPKPKLLLSKTWIPLSIILVILVTLGLLSSVLMQLKILVSASFYPSVQRERMQYLHAKILKKRSKRPVGEVKGKLSLYFTKIHFWLPVLKMIGKKQMDIASEDNPEETPHSSSSTLCQQSFSSLQMAALPHPQQERTAQQDPSAA; encoded by the exons ATGGGTGTCTGGACCTCAGGCGGCAACATCTTCTTAAGCCTCTGGGGGACGTATGTGTCTCCAAGAAGCCCTGGATGGATGGCCTTTGCCCAGCACGCGGGTGTCTGCTgttttgtctctttcatttccgTGGGCCTCCTCTCTGGGGCCTTCTACTGGTTCCTGTCCTCACTCACTGTCTTCATCACCTCCTGGATGGCCACGTGCGTTCTGCTGTGCTGCTCCAAGCATGCACGGTGTTTCATTCTGCTGTTCTTCCTCTCGTGCGGCCTCCGTGAAGGCAGGAACGCTTTGATCGCTGCGGGCACAGGGGTGGTCATCTTCGGACACGTGGAAAATATCTTTCACAACTTTAAAGGGCTCCTGGACAGTATGACTTGCAACCTGAGGGCAAAGAGCTTTGCCATCCATTTCccacttttgaaaaaatatatcgAAGCAATTCGGTGGGTGTACGGCCTTGTCACTCACCTGAGTCTATTTGATGATCTTGTGTCCTGGAACCAGACCCTGGAGGTCTCTCTTTTCAGTCCCAGCCAAGCCCTGGAGGCTCAGCTAAACGACACCACGGACAAAGCCCTGGGTGTCTTGTACCAGATGGTGATGGCGACGGAGGTGCTGTGCTCCCTGGGGCGGCAGCTCCTTGCCCTCACggggctgctgctggtgctgcttgGCACTGGCCTCTTCATGAAGCGATTCTTGGACCCTTGTGGCTGGAAGTTTGAGAACATCTACCTCACCAGGCACTTTGTTCAGCTGGACGAAAGGGAGAGGCGTGAACAGAGGCCCTGTGTCCTCCCGCTGAATAAGCAGGAAAGGAAGAAGTATGTCGTCATCCCGTCTTTCTGGCTGACTCCTAAAGACAGGAGGAACCTGGGCCTGTTTTTCCTCCCGGTTCTTACCCACCTCTATATCTGGCTGCTGTTTGCAGCCATAGATTATCTGCTGTACTCGCTCATTTTCTCCATGAGCAAACATTTCCAAAGCCTGCCAGGGCTCGAGGTGCGCTTGAAACTGCACAGACAG gAACAAGGGACTCAAGATATCATCCATGCTTCTTCCTTTAATATATCTCTGTTTGAACCGACCTGCATCCCTAAACCGAAGCTCCTTCTATCTAAGACCTGGATTCCTCTCAGCATCATTCTCGTGATCCTAGTGACGCTAGGACTGTTGTCCTCCGTCCTGATGCAACTTAAAATCCTGGTGTCAGCATCCTTCTACCCGAGCGTGCAGAGGGAGCGCATGCAATACCTCCACGCAAAGATACTGAAGAAAAGATCAAAGCGGCCAGTGGGAGAAGTAAAAGGGAAACTGAGCCTGTACTTTACAAAG attcatttctgGCTTCCAGTCTTGAAAATGATTGGGAAGAAACAAATGGACATTGCCAGTGAAGACAACCCAGAAGAGACCCCACACAGCTCTTCATCCACCCTGTGCCAGCAGTCCTTCTCAAGTCTACAGATGGCAGCCCTTCCTCATCCCCAGCAAGAGAGAACTGCCCAGCAGGATCCTTCAGCGGCTTAA